In Bradyrhizobium sp. WD16, the genomic stretch AACGAACGAAGGGAGTTCGCGATCTCTGACGCGGGCTCAGTGCAGCGTGGTGAAGGCGGCGCCGAGCATCGGCCCCGGATTGTCGCGGCTGCCGTCCTGAACATAGACCACTGCGGCATCGACGCCGGCGGCCTTGATGTTCTCCAGCGGCACCGACCAGGTGCCGGGCGTGCCCGTCCAGTCGCCGACCTTGAGCCAGCTGCGCACGACGTTGTGATAGGTCACTTCGCGGCCGCGATTTTCGCCGCGGCCAATCAGGATCGGCACTGCGCGCGCTACCGCACAGACCCAAACCTCGCCGTGACCGGTCCGGCCATGTCCAGCGGCTACCGAGACGTTGAGCTGACGATCGGACTGGCGGACGGTGACCGGGACCGACATCACTTCGCCGTCGCTGCGCGTGCGCAATGCGGCGGCCTCAATGCCGGCCAGATCGCTGCCGAGCACATGCATCGCGCCGTTCACCACGACCTGGGGCGTGTAGACCTCGCGGTCGCCCCGCATGCGCGAATAGGCGCGCTGCCGCGCCGAGAAGCGGGAGTCGGCGAGGGTGTCCTTCCAGCCGAGATAATCCCAGTAATCGATTGGCAGGCTGAGCGCGATGATCGACGGATCCTTGGCGAGATCGCCAAGGACCTTGTCGGCGGCGGGGCAGGACGAACAGCCCTGGGAGGTGAACAGTTCGACCACAGCGCGCGGATCGGCCAACGCCCGGGTGGTCAGCGCCAGCAGCAGACAGGCTGCGGCCGCTGTCACCCAGCGCTGGGGGCGATGCTCCGTCACGCCAACGATCATCCGAACTGCTGACGCGGCACGCGCCCTCTCCGTGGAAACCTGCCCTGATGCGCGAAGGCGGCCTGTCTTAGGCCGCCTTCCGTTCACCTGCCACTCACTTCGCAGTGAGGCCTGGTCCCGAAGCGTCAGGCCGCCAGCTGGCGGATGACGTATTGCAGGATGCCGCCGTTGCGGAAGTATTCGAGTTCGTCGAGGGTATCGATCCGGCACAACAGCGGCACCCGCTTGAGCGAACCGTCACTGGAGACGATCTCGGCCGAGAGCATCTGGCGCGGCTTGAGGTCGCCCTGAAGGCCACGGATGGTGACCTGCTCGTCGCCCTTCAAGCCCAGCGACTGGCAGCTCGTTCCCTCCTCGAAGGTCAGCGGCAGCACGCCCATGCCGACAAGGTTGGAACGGTGGATGCGCTCGAAGCTCTGGCAGATCACGGCGCGGACGCCGAGCAGACGGGTGCCCTTGGCGGCCCAGTCACGCGACGAGCCATTGCCGTATTCAGCGCCGGCGAACACCACCAGCGGCACCTTCTCCTCCTGATACTTCATGGCGGCGTCGTAGATCGTCATCTGCTCGCCGTCGGGCCAGTGCTTGGTGAGGCCGCCCTCGGGCACGTTGCCGCCCGCATCCTTGAGCATCTGGTTCTTGATGCGGATGTTGGCGAAGGTGCCGCGCATCATCACCTCGTGATTGCCGCGCCGGGTGCCGTACTGGTTGAAGTCGGCCGGCCGCACCTGATGCTCCGACAGATACTTGCCGGCAGGCGAGGTCAATTTGATCGAACCGGCGGGCGAGATGTGGTCGGTGGTGATCTTGTCGCCGAAGATCGCCAGGACGCGCGCATCGACGATGTCGGTGATCGCCTCCGGCTCCTTCTTCATGCCCTCGAAGTAGGGCGGGTTCTGCACATAGGTCGAGCTCATGTTCCAGCGATAGGTCTCGCTGGCCGTGGTCTTGATCTTGCGCCAGTTGGTGTCGCCCTTGAAGACGTCGGCATAGCGCTGCTTGAAGATCTTCGAGGTCACGAACTTCTTGATGAAGGCGTTGATCTCCTTGGTGGTCGGCCAGATGTCCTTGAGGTAGACCGGCTTGCCGTCCTTGCCGGTGCCGATCGGCTCCTTCGACAGGTCCTTGGTGACCGTGCCGGCCAGCGCATGGGCCACCACCAGCGGCGGCGAGGCGAGATAGTTCGCCTGCACGTCGGGTGAGACGCGGCCTTCGAAATTGCGGTTGCCCGACAGCACCGCCGCGGCGACGATGCCGTTGTCGTTGATGGTCTTCGAGATCTCTTCCGGCAGCGGGCCGGAATTGCCGATGCAGGTGGTGCAGCCGAAGCCGACGAGGTTGAAGCCGACCTTGTCGAGATCCTTCTGCAGGCCCGAATTGGCGAGATATTCGGCGACCACCTGGCTGCCCGGCGCGAGCGAGGTCTTCACCCACGGCTTGGCGGTGAGGCCCTTGGCCGCGGCGTTGCGCGCCAGCAGGCCGGCGCCGATCAGCACGCTCGGATTGGAGGTGTTGGTGCAGGAGGTGATCGCGGCGATCACAACGTCGCCGTGGCCGATATCGAAGTTGCGGCCGTCCACCGCATAGCGATGGTCGGCGTCATCACCCTTCTTGTACTCGGCGGCGAGCGCGGCGGCGAAGCCTTCCGCCACCGCCGGCAGCGCGACGCGGCCTTCGGGCCGCTTCGGCCCGGCCATCGAGGGCACCACGTCGCCGAGATTGAGCGTGAGCGTCTCGGTGAAGACGGGATCCTCGGTCTTGGCCGTGCGGAACAAGCCCTGGGCCTTGGCGTATTTCTCCACCAGCGCCACCCGCGCCGAGGCGCGACCGGAGATCTTCAGGTAGTCGATGGTTTCGGCGTCCACCGGGAAGAAACCGCAGGTCGCGCCGTATTCCGGCGCCATGTTGCCGATGGTCGCCTTGTCGGCCACCGAGAGATGATCGAGGCCCGGGCCGAAGAATTCGACGAATTTGCCGACCACGCCCTTTTTGCGGAGCATCTGCGTGACGGTGAGCACGAGGTCGGTGGCGGTGACGCCTTCGTTGAGCGAGCCGACGAGCTTGAAGCCGATCACTTCGGGCAACAGCATCGACAGCGGCTGGCCGAGCATCGCCGCCTCGGCCTCGATGCCGCCGACGCCCCAGCCGAGCACGGCAAGACCGTTGACCATGGTGGTGTGGGAGTCGGTGCCGACCAGGGTGTCCGGATAGGCGACCTCGAAGGTGCCGGTCTTCCGGCCGATGGTCATCTTCTGCTTCTTGGTCCACACCGTCTGCGCCAGGTATTCGAGATTGACCTGGTGGCAGATGCCGGTGCCGGGCGGCACCACCGAGAAGTTCGAGAAGGCGCTCTGGCCCCACTTCAGGAACTCGTAGCGTTCCTGGTTCTGCTTGTATTCCTCGGCGACGTTCTTGCCGAAGGCCTGCTTGTTGCCGAAGAAATTGACGATCACCGAGTGATCAATGACGAGATCGACCGGCACCAGCGGGTTGATCTTCTCAGCATCCCCGCCAAGCGCCTGCATGGCGTTGCGCATCGCCGCGAGATCGACCACGGCCGGCACGCCGGTGAAGTCCTGCATCAGCACCCGCGCCGGACGGAAGGCGACCTCATGCTCGAGTTTGCGCTTCTTCAGCCACTTCGCCACCGCCTGGATGTCTTCCTTGGTGACGCTGCGGCCATCTTCGTTGCGCAGCAGATTCTCCAGCAGCACCTTCATGGAGAACGGCAGTCGCGAAATGCCCTTCAGACCATTCTTCTCCGCGGTGGGAAGGCTGTAATAGACATAGGTCTTGGCGCCGACCTTGAGGGTCTTGCGGCATTTGAAGCTGTCGAGCGACATGAGGGAAAAATCCTGCGTGGACGGTGAGCCCCGAAGAGGGAGTATTAAAGTACCGCTATGCAGCGCGCGGCGGCAAGTCTCGCAGAGCACAAACGCAGCACTTCGGCCGCGTTTATAATCGTTTTGAACTGGCCGCCAAGGCCTTCGCGGAACAGCACTAAGTCTGACCCGGGGCCCGCCGCGGAACGGCATGAAAATGCACGGATCCGGCGGCCAGCAATGCCGGAGAGCGAGCGGCAACGCAATTGCCTACAGGGGGCTTGCCGCGAAGGGCGTAGGCAATTGCGAGACGCCACACTAGCATCATTATGATTCTAGTGCGGTTTTGGATCTGACGCGCGTACAGAGCGCGCGCTCCAATGCTGATACGAGCGTCAGATCCACCGCGCGAGGCCGGCAGGGCGCGGGTGCTCCGCCTCTATCTTTTTGATCGTGCGTGATCTTTAACGCGTGGGCGGGACCGGGGGCGAATCGGCGCCCCGAAAGCGGAGCGTGGGCGAGATCATGCGGTTGAGCGGCGTCGGCCTGACCTGCATACGCGGCGGGCGCCAGGTCTTTGCCGGCCTGGACGTGGCGGTGAACGCCGGCGAGGCCCTCGCCGTCACCGGCCGCAACGGCGCCGGCAAATCGTCGCTGCTGCGAATTGTCGCCGGCCTGCTGGTCCCCGCCGCAGGCGGCATCGCGCTCGAGGGCGGCGACGACGAACTCACGGTGGCGGAGCAGGCC encodes the following:
- a CDS encoding DUF1223 domain-containing protein, which encodes MVGVTEHRPQRWVTAAAACLLLALTTRALADPRAVVELFTSQGCSSCPAADKVLGDLAKDPSIIALSLPIDYWDYLGWKDTLADSRFSARQRAYSRMRGDREVYTPQVVVNGAMHVLGSDLAGIEAAALRTRSDGEVMSVPVTVRQSDRQLNVSVAAGHGRTGHGEVWVCAVARAVPILIGRGENRGREVTYHNVVRSWLKVGDWTGTPGTWSVPLENIKAAGVDAAVVYVQDGSRDNPGPMLGAAFTTLH
- the acnA gene encoding aconitate hydratase AcnA — translated: MSLDSFKCRKTLKVGAKTYVYYSLPTAEKNGLKGISRLPFSMKVLLENLLRNEDGRSVTKEDIQAVAKWLKKRKLEHEVAFRPARVLMQDFTGVPAVVDLAAMRNAMQALGGDAEKINPLVPVDLVIDHSVIVNFFGNKQAFGKNVAEEYKQNQERYEFLKWGQSAFSNFSVVPPGTGICHQVNLEYLAQTVWTKKQKMTIGRKTGTFEVAYPDTLVGTDSHTTMVNGLAVLGWGVGGIEAEAAMLGQPLSMLLPEVIGFKLVGSLNEGVTATDLVLTVTQMLRKKGVVGKFVEFFGPGLDHLSVADKATIGNMAPEYGATCGFFPVDAETIDYLKISGRASARVALVEKYAKAQGLFRTAKTEDPVFTETLTLNLGDVVPSMAGPKRPEGRVALPAVAEGFAAALAAEYKKGDDADHRYAVDGRNFDIGHGDVVIAAITSCTNTSNPSVLIGAGLLARNAAAKGLTAKPWVKTSLAPGSQVVAEYLANSGLQKDLDKVGFNLVGFGCTTCIGNSGPLPEEISKTINDNGIVAAAVLSGNRNFEGRVSPDVQANYLASPPLVVAHALAGTVTKDLSKEPIGTGKDGKPVYLKDIWPTTKEINAFIKKFVTSKIFKQRYADVFKGDTNWRKIKTTASETYRWNMSSTYVQNPPYFEGMKKEPEAITDIVDARVLAIFGDKITTDHISPAGSIKLTSPAGKYLSEHQVRPADFNQYGTRRGNHEVMMRGTFANIRIKNQMLKDAGGNVPEGGLTKHWPDGEQMTIYDAAMKYQEEKVPLVVFAGAEYGNGSSRDWAAKGTRLLGVRAVICQSFERIHRSNLVGMGVLPLTFEEGTSCQSLGLKGDEQVTIRGLQGDLKPRQMLSAEIVSSDGSLKRVPLLCRIDTLDELEYFRNGGILQYVIRQLAA